A single region of the Salipaludibacillus sp. LMS25 genome encodes:
- a CDS encoding KinB-signaling pathway activation protein — protein sequence MNSRKVVFLFNSTFIIGTSAGFIIGMLLDWQTHLNDIANFSFGGVAMVVITAAIWTVIAQMGFFAYLTIHRFGLGIFKSVNLWNKVQIILIVFALFDLVFFRHYFFSVEGESLRGYAVMPLILLAYGLIVAYVKSKETERTAFVPTVFFIVVVTMIEWIPALRENDLTFMINAIVPLLVANTWQILVLHHLHRQPNGKQPSVEDMKNEPTTKRPSS from the coding sequence GTGAATTCAAGAAAAGTGGTATTTTTATTCAACTCAACCTTTATTATCGGAACATCTGCAGGGTTTATTATCGGGATGTTGCTTGATTGGCAAACCCATTTAAATGATATCGCTAACTTTAGTTTTGGCGGTGTCGCCATGGTTGTTATTACAGCTGCTATTTGGACCGTTATTGCACAGATGGGTTTCTTTGCTTATTTAACCATTCATCGGTTTGGATTAGGTATTTTCAAGTCGGTTAACCTTTGGAATAAGGTTCAAATCATTCTCATTGTTTTCGCATTATTTGACTTAGTGTTCTTCAGACATTATTTTTTTTCAGTTGAAGGTGAGTCTCTGCGCGGGTATGCGGTGATGCCATTAATACTCCTTGCTTATGGCCTTATTGTGGCCTATGTAAAGAGTAAAGAAACAGAGCGAACAGCGTTTGTTCCAACGGTCTTTTTTATCGTTGTCGTAACGATGATCGAATGGATTCCAGCCCTAAGAGAAAATGACTTGACCTTCATGATAAATGCCATTGTGCCATTGCTTGTGGCTAACACTTGGCAAATTCTCGTGCTACACCATTTGCATCGCCAGCCAAATGGGAAGCAGCCTAGTGTAGAAGATATGAAAAACGAACCTACAACAAAA
- the gerD gene encoding spore germination lipoprotein GerD has product MRCYSAMIFFILLSSLFASACATPDQGQQADYEATKQMVVDVLQTEEGKKAVQEVVQDEEIQEQLIMEQEFIKETIQTTLASEEGKEYWQEVMKDPEFAKTFAESMQEENEKLLKGLMKDPEYQSMMLDIMKDPEMEQNYVELMETKDYREQVRAIVMEAMESPLYVARLNELLQQMAKEELKSGEAPENGGGAEEEGGGEGGSS; this is encoded by the coding sequence ATGCGATGCTATTCTGCCATGATTTTCTTTATATTATTATCTTCTCTTTTCGCCTCGGCTTGCGCTACACCCGATCAAGGGCAACAAGCGGATTATGAAGCGACGAAACAAATGGTCGTTGATGTGTTGCAGACAGAAGAAGGAAAAAAAGCGGTTCAAGAAGTGGTTCAAGATGAAGAAATACAGGAACAGCTTATAATGGAGCAAGAATTTATAAAAGAAACGATTCAAACGACGTTGGCATCTGAGGAAGGAAAGGAATATTGGCAAGAGGTGATGAAGGACCCTGAGTTTGCGAAAACGTTTGCAGAAAGTATGCAGGAGGAGAACGAAAAGTTATTAAAAGGATTAATGAAAGACCCTGAGTATCAATCCATGATGCTTGATATTATGAAAGACCCTGAGATGGAACAAAATTATGTGGAATTAATGGAAACGAAGGATTATCGTGAACAAGTGAGAGCTATTGTCATGGAAGCAATGGAGAGCCCCTTATATGTCGCTCGTCTTAATGAGCTATTGCAACAGATGGCAAAAGAGGAGCTTAAAAGCGGTGAAGCACCTGAAAATGGCGGCGGTGCCGAAGAAGAAGGAGGCGGCGAGGGTGGCAGTTCGTAA
- a CDS encoding Mrp/NBP35 family ATP-binding protein produces the protein MLTEEQVLKALEPVKDPHLNKGLLEIGAVKEIKIKKELVSLKLAVAQPGTAEQMQLQQEVVNAVKTAGAESVGLRFEQLSEEELAKHGAETGDDEGASLLDSKHTTFIAVTSGKGGVGKSTVSVNLATSLARKGKKVGIIDADIYGFSVPDMMGIEERPKVVGQRIYPVERFGVQVISMGFFVEDNSPIIWRGPMLGKMLNNFFNEVEWEQDLDYLILDLPPGTGDVALDIHSMLPHSKEIIVTTPHATAAFVAARAGAMALKTEHDILGVVENMAYFESKLTSEKEYVFGKGGGPKLAEELQTEVLAHIPLGQPEVDENDFAPSVYDESHPIGKIYMEMADNVIGKIES, from the coding sequence ATGTTAACAGAAGAGCAAGTGCTTAAGGCGTTAGAGCCTGTGAAAGACCCACATTTGAATAAAGGTTTACTTGAAATTGGAGCGGTAAAAGAAATTAAAATTAAAAAAGAGCTTGTCAGCCTTAAGCTGGCGGTTGCTCAGCCAGGAACCGCAGAACAGATGCAACTACAGCAAGAAGTGGTTAACGCTGTAAAAACAGCAGGGGCGGAGTCTGTCGGCTTGCGGTTTGAACAACTGTCCGAAGAAGAGCTTGCCAAGCATGGGGCTGAAACGGGAGACGATGAAGGGGCATCATTACTAGACAGTAAACACACGACGTTCATTGCCGTTACCAGTGGAAAAGGCGGTGTGGGAAAATCCACAGTATCTGTTAACTTAGCCACATCGTTAGCGCGAAAAGGCAAGAAAGTCGGGATTATTGACGCCGATATATATGGGTTTAGTGTTCCGGATATGATGGGGATTGAAGAACGACCAAAGGTAGTGGGACAGCGTATTTACCCTGTTGAACGGTTCGGTGTACAAGTTATTTCTATGGGTTTCTTCGTGGAAGATAACTCCCCGATCATTTGGCGTGGGCCGATGCTCGGAAAAATGCTCAATAACTTCTTTAATGAAGTGGAATGGGAGCAAGACCTTGACTATCTCATTCTTGATTTACCGCCAGGGACAGGGGATGTAGCGCTTGACATTCACTCCATGCTTCCGCATTCGAAAGAAATCATCGTCACAACACCACATGCCACCGCCGCATTTGTAGCTGCTCGTGCTGGGGCGATGGCGTTAAAAACGGAGCATGACATTCTGGGCGTTGTAGAGAATATGGCCTATTTTGAAAGCAAACTAACAAGTGAGAAAGAGTACGTTTTTGGTAAAGGCGGAGGCCCGAAGCTAGCCGAAGAACTACAAACGGAAGTTTTAGCTCATATTCCGCTAGGTCAGCCGGAAGTTGATGAAAATGACTTTGCACCCTCTGTTTATGACGAATCTCATCCGATCGGAAAGATCTACATGGAAATGGCCGATAACGTGATTGGGAAAATTGAATCTTAA